The Epinephelus lanceolatus isolate andai-2023 chromosome 21, ASM4190304v1, whole genome shotgun sequence genome has a segment encoding these proteins:
- the LOC117246809 gene encoding G2/M phase-specific E3 ubiquitin-protein ligase-like — protein sequence MFRNAWCLRDSASEDVETCQSEVQIVSMTAPSVHCDPETSVEEKLPCPICFLKFTPQFLEIHASMCGERREEDCKFAETPAMSQDNGVEQNKSVDDVLDIICQRVDTEKSFNIQISRTNILERGILQWQRQKRNSSTASLKVTFFGEAGVDTGALRKDFLTEMVAGIEGRFFEGPQHQKSPRYSLTDLDSGLYRTVGEILAVSLAQGGPAPAFFSPWTYSYLCSGKINPTVLNSDAVADVQLRGLIEQVELSTDHSIKDLTDNLKLRIYWSCHSSKQGVHCSVC from the exons ATGTTCAGGAATGCATGGTGTCTCAGAGACTCAGCATCAGAGGATGTTGAG ACATGTCAAAGTGAGGTCCAGATTGTTTCCATGACAGCCCCCTCTGTGCACTGTGACCCAGAGACATCCGTTGAAGAG AAACTTCCATGTCCTATCTGTTTCTTGAAATTCACACCACAGTTCCTAGAGATCCATGCTAGCATGTGTGGAGAAAG AAGAGAGGAAGATTGTAAGTTCGCTGAGACACCTGCCATGAGCCAGGACAATGGAGTGGAGCAGAACAAAAG TGTTGATGATGTATTGGACATCATTTGTCAAAGAGTTGACACAGAGAAATCGTTCAACATCCAAATCTCAAGAACGAACATTCTGGAGAGAGGCATTCTGCAGTGGCAACGTCAAAAGAGAAATTCATCCACTGCTTCTCTGAAAGTGACCTTCTTTGGAGAGGCAGGAGTAGACACAGGTGCTCTCCGTAAGGATTTTCTCacag AAATGGTGGCAGGAATTGAGGGTCGTTTCTTTGAGGGACCACAGCATCAGAAGAGCCCACGATACTCTCTGACTGACTTAGACAGTGGCCTCTacag GACTGTTGGAGAGATTTTGGCTGTTAGTTTGGCACAAGGTGGCCCAGCCCCTGCCTTTTTCAGCCCATGGACCTACAGTTACCTCTGTAGTGGGAAGATAAACCCAACAGTTCTCAACAGTGATGCAGTGGCTGATGTCCAGTTGCGAGGGTTAATTGAGCAG gttgaGTTGTCGACTGACCATTCAATTAAAGACCTAACTGATAATCTTAAATTGCGGATATACTGGAGCTGTCACAGTTCAAAACAAGGAGTCCATTGTTCAGTATGCTAG